The genomic DNA GCGATCCACCCGAATCGTTCGCCCCAGCGTGTCGACCTGCGCTTCTCCGGATACACAGAACATCAGCAGGTAATAGCCATCGATTGCCTCGACCTCGACCCGCATGGCGTCGCCAAACGCGATCGACCCGAGTCCCAGCCCACCGATCTTGATGAAATCCATACGGGAGCACCCAGCGGTACGGCCGTTAGGTATGAGCGCGTGTGGCTGCATGACTGCTGAAATACGTTCACGGGTTTCGTCTAGGTCGAACGATTCGAAAAGACGGTAAGCGCGCAAAGCACCCGGCCGGAAAAATGGTGTCATGATTCACCCCGCGATTCCATAACATTTAAGCCTAAAGCATCTTTCGAATATACACGATATTGCCATAGGACACACGCTCGACAATATCCCGATGAGAGCCAAAATATCGGCCGGAAATGCACTATAACGGCGCAAATATTTTCGATCATGCACTGCAATGGTTAATCGATTTCATTGCATGAGACCCGGCGCGACGAATATGACTGCGAAGCCTCTCTTGCTGAACCCGCAGCACGGACATGAAGGGAAATACACGCCGCATCCGGATAGGGAAGCCGCCGCCCGGCACTTAACGGATAGACCCTGCACTTCGCTTCTCAAATAATTCACGGATGCGCCGGAAATGAAGACGCATGGGCCGCGGAGGTGCCACTGCGCCGCAAGGCTTGCGACGCTCGCCAGCCCCCAGCGAAATCAGAGGCTGACAAGCTGGCTGACCGTTACTCCCGGCCGATGGCGACGTGACTGACGGCTCGCCTTACCCAACAAATTGATGACAAAGGAGATCCAAATGAACAAAGAGTCGATTGATGCACTGTTGAAAAAGATCAACGACACGTCGACAGGCGCAGGCAACCCGCGCGCAAAGCAAGTGGTCAATCGTATTGTGCGCGCCCTTTTTTACACGATCGAAGACCTGGACGTGACCCCAGACGAATTCTGGAGCGCGCTCAACTATTTGACGCAGGCTGGCCAGAGCGGCGAGTATGGCCTGATCGCCGCGGGCCTTGGATTCGAACACTTCCTCGACCTGCGCATGGATGAAGCAGAGGCCAAAGCCGGACTGACGGGCGGCACACCCCGCACGGTCGAAGGTCCGCTGTATGTTGCCGGCGCACCGCGCAGCGAAGGTCACGCGAAGCTGGACGATGGCACTACGCCGGGTGAGCCGTTGATCATGGGCGGGCGCGTGTACGATGACGGCGGCCAGCCGATCGTCGGCGCCGTTGTCGAGGTCTGGCACGCCAACCATCTCGGCAACTACTCCTACTTCGACAAGTCGCAGGCTCCGTTCAACCTGCGCCGCACCATCGTCACCGATAGCGAAGGTAAGTACAGCTTCCAGAGCGTGGTTCCCGTTGGCTACAGCGTGCCTCCGGAAGGCCAGACCAAGCAACTGCTCGACCTGCTCGGGCGCCACGGGAATCGTCCGGCCCATATCCATTTCTTCATCTCGGCACCCGGCCATCGCAAGCTGACCACGCAGATCAATATCGCCGGCGATCCCTACCTGTGGGATGACTTCGCGTTTGCCACCCGCGATGGCCTAGTGCCTTCGATGCGCAAGGCCGAAGCGGATAAGGCTGGCCAGTTCGGACTGGATGGCCCTTTCCAGAAGATCGATTTTGATTTCACGCTGCTGCGCGACAGTACCAGCTTGAGGACGTCGGAGGTCGATCGGATTCGCGCCGAAGGCTGATTGGCTTCCGACAAGGCGCGGATTCTGACAGGACATTATGCTCAGGCTCCGCGCTTGCGGCCGCACCAGCTTCTCGGGTTGGTGCGGCCGGGCTGTTCGGCCGGCCTCCACTGTGCGCAGCAGCCGCGAGTATCCCGCGGAATCCGCACTGCGTTTGAGACATTCGGGAGAGATGACGCAGCAGGGTCGGATGCACTGCGTGGCAATGGCGCCGTGCAGGGCATGCCTGCCGGCGCCATGCAGGCGATGACAATCAGCGCCGAATCAGCGAGCGCAGCGATACTGAAGGATCCGCGATCCGCTGTGGATCCAGGCCATCCGTATTCAGCAACCTGGTCAGCGCGGCCATGTCGCGGCCATTGTTGATGGTTGCCGCGGCGCGGATGCGTCCCGACGTATCGAGCCCCAAGACGGTGAATGCATCGTCCAGCGGGCGACCCCGCTCCACGAGCGTGAGGGACGGATCGAAGAAGCCCAGCGTCTGGATGTTGCAATCGTACTGATCCGACCAGAGCCACGGCACTTCGCCATACCGCTCGCTGCCGCCAAGCATGTTCGCGGCCGCGACCGCCGGCTGCTTCTCGGCCACCTGCCACGATTCGACGCGGGCCACCCGGTCGAGTGCCGTAATGTAGTGGCGCGTGACCTCGCCCGCGGCAAAGATGTCCGGATCCGACGTCCGGCAAAGCTCGTCCACCACGATGCCGTCGTTGACCTCTAGCCCGGCGGCCTCTGCCAGTTCGGTGTTGGGGATCACCCCGATTCCCGCGATCACAAGGTCCGCAACGAGCGCCTCGCCATTGGTATCGATCCGAACCCCGTCCTCATGGCTGGCAACGCCCTTCACTTCCGTGCCCAGACGCAGTGCTACGCCGCGCCGCACGTGCATGTCGCCCACATAGGCACTGATTGACGCAGGCATCGTGCGCTTGAGCACCCGTTCGGCCGGCTCCAGCATGGTGACCTTGCAGCCAAGCGTAATGGCCGTCGCCGCTACCTCAAGCCCGATGAATCCGGCCCCGACCATGGCAACGCGCGTACCGGGTAGCAGGCGTTGCCGCAGTGCCCGGGCGTCGTCCAGCGTCCGCAGGTAGTAGACGCCGGTGCCGGCCAGCGTGCGCACGCGCGAGCCGGTGGCAAGCAGCAGGCGATCATATGGCACCTTGCTGCCGTCCGATAGATCCACCGCCTTTTCCGCGCGATGGATGCTGATCGCGCGGACACCAAGACGCAACGCGATCCGTTCGCCAGCATAAAACGCCTCGTCGCGGATGAAAGCATGAACCTCGCGCTCGCCATCCAGCAGCGCAGCCTTTGAGAGCGATGGCCGGTCGTAGGGTAAATGCAGCTCTTCGCCCACGACGCAGATGCTCGCGTCCGGCGCCGCTGCACGCAAGCATTCGGCGGCGCGCCGGCCGGCCTGGCCGGCTCCGACAACCACAAACCGTGTCATATCCAGTCTCCCATTCGCACCGTGCCGGCTATTGGCCGTCGGCCGCGGCAATTTGCACGCGGCCGCCGACCAGCCGGATCGGGTAGGTGCGTACTGGGTCAGTGATGGGCGCCGAGCATGGCTGCCCCGAACTCAAGTCGACGAGGCCCTGGTGCAACGGGCATTCCACCCGGCAATTCTCGACAAAGCCTTCTGACAGGCGCGCATGACCGTGCGAGCAGAGGTCGTGCAGCGCGAACCAGCCCTCGTCCACGCGGAAGACCGCCACCGGCTGCGCCTTGACCACCACCTGCGAGGGTTCGTCGAGGGAGAAATCGTCCTCGGCACCGACGTCGTGCCATTCCAGTTCACTCATATTCAGATGGCCTCCGGTTCAGATCGGGGTGGCGAGCAGGGTCTGCACGCGCGAAGTGTCATAGATGACGCGTTTGCTGGCGTAGCGCCACTGCCCGTCCCGCCGCACGACCCGGTCCAGGTAGCGTCCCGCCTGGTAGACGAAAGACTCCCCGTCGGTGCGGGTCTGCACGACGATATAGCTGCTCTGCGTCTCCACCACGTCCGCTGACTGGTTCAGGATCACCAGGCCCGACACCATATGGCGGTAGCTATGCTCTTCAAAGATGTTCGCGTTGCGCAGGGAAACCACGCGATCCCGCAGCATCCGTTGGTTGCTGCAGTAGATGATGCCGACCGGCAGGCCGGCATCCGCGTTCTCGCGCGGCACGATCTCGTACAGGCAGTCTTCCGTGAAGAAGGCGGGCCAGTCCTCGAGCCGGTTGTTGTCCAGCGCATTGATGTATTGGTTCTGCAACATGTACAGGTCGAACCACAGTTTCATTTCCATCACTTCACCGCCTTTCAATAGCCCATCAACTTCTGGTAGCCGACCCAGAACTTGCGGATCAGGCTTTCGGTAATCACGGTGTCCTGCTGGTCGGGGTTGCCGCGCGACATCTCGATCACCGAGGTCGCATCCGAGTCGCGCACCGTCCCGCGCTGCACCAGCTCCGTGGCCTCGGTGTCTTCCATCGAGATATACCCGGCCGGGCCGACCAGGTTGGCCTGCTTGACGCGCAGCTCGCGCATCTCCGGGGTGTCGTCGGCATAGCCGAAGAAATGGAAGATCAGCTCGAAGCTGTCCGGGCCCTTGGGCAGCAGCTGGCGCGCTACCAGCGTGTTGTGGATCTGCTGGATCACCAACTGCGGGAAGATCGGCTGGATATGGTTGGTCGTGTCTTCCTCGTACTCCGGCACCAGCGCCAGGATCGAATCGTCCTCCAGGCTGAAGCCCTCGTCGAACGAACGGATATTCTGCTGCTTGTATGCCGCCGACGTGTCCTCGCCGTTCTTGGTCACCGTGATGATGCTGTGCAACCCGTGGGAGGCGTCCGGGATCGAGCGCGCCTTCATGCCTACGCGAAAGATATTGAACGTGGTATGGAAGAGGTGGAGCATGCTCGCGTGGTAGGGGTCCTTCACGTTCTCCATGTAGAGCTTCCAGTTCGACCGGGAGTACTGGCGCGTGCAGCCAAGGTATTCGATGGGCTTGTGGAATATGCGGTCGATCCAGGGCCGCATTTCGGCGCCGATGTACTCGGGCAACGGTGTCACGCTGTCGCTGAAGGTTGCGAATACAACGCCGCGGTAGCTATCGACGCGCAGCTGCTTCAGGCTATGTGCCTTGGGATCGAAATCCGCCGGCATGCCCGTCATGCCCTTCTGGCCACGGCGGAAGGGGGCACCCAGCAGATTACCCGAGGCATCGAAGCTCCACTGGTGGTACACACAAGTGTGCGATGCCGCGTTGCCACGCGCCTTGCGGCAAACGCTCGCGCCACGGTGAGCGCAACGGTTCACCCACGCAGCCAGCGTACCCTCCGGGGTGCGCGTAACCACGACCGGCGTATCGCCGACAAAGGTACTCTTGAAGTCGCCTGGGTTCGGGATCTCGGCTTCGAGAGCCACGAAGTTCCAGGTGGGACCGCGGTAGATGCGCTCCTGCTCCCGCTCGTAGACCGCTTGCGAGCTGAAGACCTTGTATGGGATTCGCGAACCGTCATCGTGGGGGAACACGACCGTGTCGTTGTCCATCCTATTGATCGGACGCAGTATCTCCTCGGTGGCATGCATGGCGCCTATCTCCTTTCAGTAGCGACAGTGGGCATTGATTGCGGTCCCATTCTGGCGGCGCCCGCATACCGGGTCTATCCAATGTCAGTGCGAATTGCCTGCGCGCTGTCCAGTTTCGGCGCCTTTGACAGGATGGATGAAGCTACCAAGTATTAGAGAAGCCAGGTCGAAGAATCAGAGGGCACGGACGAGCCGGTGACTCACAAACTCAAGCGGTACTTGCAGTGCCTGCATCTAGGAGGCGGCGCGCCGACGTGCCGGATGCCCGTCTGGCGAGCACAGGATGGCGACGTTCTTCGGCCACGTTGCTCGCCTTGGAGCCCTCTTCGAGCGGGCCGAAGTGTCCGTCGTAGTGCTTGTTTTACGGTGTTTCGGCAGCGAGGGAGCGCGGCTACGCAGCGCTCGAACAGGCAGCGCCGGCCGGTGCGGCGGCGCTGCCTTTGCGGGATGTCATGCGGAATCCCGCCGGCTGCGCCGGCCACCCTGGCGCATTCGGCCGAACACCGGATAGGGTCAATCGGGATCCGCCTGATCAACGGGTATGACGACCCCGTCCTTCTTCGCGCGTACGCGTGGCGGGTCGTAGATGGTCAGCAACACCAGCTCCGACTCGCCCCTGTTGCGGATCGCATGCACCACGCCCCGCGGAATACGCACCACCGCCCCCGGAAGCACATGGTGACAGGAGTCGGCGATGTCGATATTTCCCTCGCCACTGACGATGTAGAACGCGTGGTTATCGGGATCGATGTGCAGCGGCGAATAGCCACCGACCGCGACCCGCACGATATCCAGGTTGTAGGCGTCTGTGTACTCGTTGCCGAGAATGTTGAAAATAAACTCGAATCCCTTCGATCCCTCGATCTGATGTGGGGTCCACGGCGTATCGAAGGTCTGCGTGACATGCTTCATTGTTGAACTCCTTGCCTGAAAGTCTATGCGCGGCGGCGCGATCCAAGGTTCGCCTTGCGGCTTATTCTTTACTGCGGCGCTCGTCGGTGCCCTGGCGCTCCTTGACGAATGCCATGCAGATTGCGCCGCACAATGGTCCTGCTGCGAGTACCGCGAACGCGGAGAAGAACGAACTCGTCGCCTGGAACACGAAGCCGACGAATGCAGGGGCCAGCGCGGCCCCCAATTGCCACGCTGCATTGGCAACGCCGGCGGCTGAGCCGGCCTTGGCAAGTCCTGCCTGCTCCGCGACCATCGTCACTAGCAACGGGCTATAGATAAAGGCGCCCACACCGATGAAGGGAGCGGCGATTCGAAATGCCGTCAAGTCATGGAGTTGCCCGAATACAAGCAGCATTGCGCTGAAGAATAGCAAGGAGACAACGGTCAGCGCCTTGCGCCTTGCGCCAAGCCGGTCCGATAGCCAGCCGACCGTCGGCTTGGCAAACAGCCCGGCGACGCCCGCCATCGCCACGATGAAGCCCGCCTGCACCGCGGGGATGGCGTAGCCTTTGACCATCAGCGGGATCGCCCATGACGAGAACCCGAGAGGGCCCCAGAATGCGCCGCAACCGGCCAGCGCCAGCAGCAGGAAATTGCGTGTCATCAGCGCACCAATGCGCGTACGCAAACCGCCGGCCTCGCCGGCCCGGCCAATCGTTTCGCCGAGCGCCGCGACGCCGCCAGCACTTGGCCTGTCGCGCACGGCGATGGCACAGATCAGCGCGAACACCAACGCGAGCACGCCCAGCCCGCGGTAGCCGTTGCGCCAGCCGTATGCCTCGACAAATGCCGGCAGGACCGCATTGGTCACGATAACCGCCACCGACGACGCACTCATGAAGAATCCGAAGGCACGACCTCGCTCGCGCTTCTCGAACCACACGGTGATGAGTTTCACGCCGGCTGCGTAGTCGGCGCCGGCAGTCAGGCCCATGAGCGCCTGCAGTACGAGGCCGACAGCCAGTGATGGCGTGTAGGAGAAGCCAAACGTCGCGACCGAGAGCCCGAGAAGCGACGTCGACAACGCGATGCGGCCGCCGACGCGATCCGTCGCAAAGCCGCAGACCATGTTGGACAGCACGTAGCCGAAATAGAACGCCGTGACAAACATGCCGAGAGCCACGAGCGGCAGCGACAAGGACTGGCCCAGCGGAATGGCGAGAGAGCCCCAGGCGAGACGGCAGGCGGTGGACAGGACGAGCGCCGCCCAGGCGATCAGCAGGACCAGCCAGCGGAGCCTTCCCGAAGGGGTGCCTCAGCGAGTGGATGATAGGGGGTGAGCAAATTGGTAGTCATCGCATGTCTCCGTGCGCGAGATGTCTTGTGTACTGGGCGCGTCGCACGTCGGCGTGATCGCGCACTGATCGTCATCATGATGCAACGAAATTGCCATGCTCGAAGGATGGTTTTGCGAAATCGGTGTTCCCAGGCTGGAACAGAGTTCGCCCGCCCGCAAGGATTGGAGAGCGGGCGCCCTCTTCCCGCTTCATGGATGAGTACAAGCCTCCTCCGACTCGCCCTTCTGTTCCGGAACTAGTGGTGCAATCTCGCTCCGTTTCAGGAACATGGTTTTTCCGCCGGCTCTGTTCTGCCTGCCGGTATTCCACGCGATGATGCAGCAGGCTGACGTACGGCACAAACGGGCCACCCCTACAAGATCAAGATTCGGAGGCAGAAATGCAAACCACGGTTCCTACGCTGGCGGAAGCACCGGGCAGTGTCGCCGCCCCCTTCCGCTGGGTCATCCTCTTCTTTTCCTGGGCGGCCCTGCTGACCGGGACCATCTGCAGGCTTTCGTTCGGCACGCTCGCGCTATCGGTCGGCCAATCACTGGCACTGCCGATCGCCGCGCTGGGTGTGTTTGTCACCGCCTTCTATGTTGGCTA from Cupriavidus sp. D39 includes the following:
- a CDS encoding NAD(P)/FAD-dependent oxidoreductase, producing MTRFVVVGAGQAGRRAAECLRAAAPDASICVVGEELHLPYDRPSLSKAALLDGEREVHAFIRDEAFYAGERIALRLGVRAISIHRAEKAVDLSDGSKVPYDRLLLATGSRVRTLAGTGVYYLRTLDDARALRQRLLPGTRVAMVGAGFIGLEVAATAITLGCKVTMLEPAERVLKRTMPASISAYVGDMHVRRGVALRLGTEVKGVASHEDGVRIDTNGEALVADLVIAGIGVIPNTELAEAAGLEVNDGIVVDELCRTSDPDIFAAGEVTRHYITALDRVARVESWQVAEKQPAVAAANMLGGSERYGEVPWLWSDQYDCNIQTLGFFDPSLTLVERGRPLDDAFTVLGLDTSGRIRAAATINNGRDMAALTRLLNTDGLDPQRIADPSVSLRSLIRR
- the andAb gene encoding anthranilate 1,2-dioxygenase ferredoxin subunit AndAb, with product MSELEWHDVGAEDDFSLDEPSQVVVKAQPVAVFRVDEGWFALHDLCSHGHARLSEGFVENCRVECPLHQGLVDLSSGQPCSAPITDPVRTYPIRLVGGRVQIAAADGQ
- the catA gene encoding catechol 1,2-dioxygenase, with amino-acid sequence MNKESIDALLKKINDTSTGAGNPRAKQVVNRIVRALFYTIEDLDVTPDEFWSALNYLTQAGQSGEYGLIAAGLGFEHFLDLRMDEAEAKAGLTGGTPRTVEGPLYVAGAPRSEGHAKLDDGTTPGEPLIMGGRVYDDGGQPIVGAVVEVWHANHLGNYSYFDKSQAPFNLRRTIVTDSEGKYSFQSVVPVGYSVPPEGQTKQLLDLLGRHGNRPAHIHFFISAPGHRKLTTQINIAGDPYLWDDFAFATRDGLVPSMRKAEADKAGQFGLDGPFQKIDFDFTLLRDSTSLRTSEVDRIRAEG
- the andAd gene encoding anthranilate 1,2-dioxygenase small subunit AndAd, whose amino-acid sequence is MEMKLWFDLYMLQNQYINALDNNRLEDWPAFFTEDCLYEIVPRENADAGLPVGIIYCSNQRMLRDRVVSLRNANIFEEHSYRHMVSGLVILNQSADVVETQSSYIVVQTRTDGESFVYQAGRYLDRVVRRDGQWRYASKRVIYDTSRVQTLLATPI
- a CDS encoding cupin domain-containing protein, which gives rise to MKHVTQTFDTPWTPHQIEGSKGFEFIFNILGNEYTDAYNLDIVRVAVGGYSPLHIDPDNHAFYIVSGEGNIDIADSCHHVLPGAVVRIPRGVVHAIRNRGESELVLLTIYDPPRVRAKKDGVVIPVDQADPD
- a CDS encoding MFS transporter encodes the protein MVLLIAWAALVLSTACRLAWGSLAIPLGQSLSLPLVALGMFVTAFYFGYVLSNMVCGFATDRVGGRIALSTSLLGLSVATFGFSYTPSLAVGLVLQALMGLTAGADYAAGVKLITVWFEKRERGRAFGFFMSASSVAVIVTNAVLPAFVEAYGWRNGYRGLGVLALVFALICAIAVRDRPSAGGVAALGETIGRAGEAGGLRTRIGALMTRNFLLLALAGCGAFWGPLGFSSWAIPLMVKGYAIPAVQAGFIVAMAGVAGLFAKPTVGWLSDRLGARRKALTVVSLLFFSAMLLVFGQLHDLTAFRIAAPFIGVGAFIYSPLLVTMVAEQAGLAKAGSAAGVANAAWQLGAALAPAFVGFVFQATSSFFSAFAVLAAGPLCGAICMAFVKERQGTDERRSKE
- the andAc gene encoding anthranilate 1,2-dioxygenase large subunit AndAc, which gives rise to MHATEEILRPINRMDNDTVVFPHDDGSRIPYKVFSSQAVYEREQERIYRGPTWNFVALEAEIPNPGDFKSTFVGDTPVVVTRTPEGTLAAWVNRCAHRGASVCRKARGNAASHTCVYHQWSFDASGNLLGAPFRRGQKGMTGMPADFDPKAHSLKQLRVDSYRGVVFATFSDSVTPLPEYIGAEMRPWIDRIFHKPIEYLGCTRQYSRSNWKLYMENVKDPYHASMLHLFHTTFNIFRVGMKARSIPDASHGLHSIITVTKNGEDTSAAYKQQNIRSFDEGFSLEDDSILALVPEYEEDTTNHIQPIFPQLVIQQIHNTLVARQLLPKGPDSFELIFHFFGYADDTPEMRELRVKQANLVGPAGYISMEDTEATELVQRGTVRDSDATSVIEMSRGNPDQQDTVITESLIRKFWVGYQKLMGY